In Lotus japonicus ecotype B-129 chromosome 5, LjGifu_v1.2, one genomic interval encodes:
- the LOC130718044 gene encoding uncharacterized protein LOC130718044 encodes MGWKAAEKLIRHWKIVRGDNVMIIRGKDKGETGVIKRVIRSQNRVIVEGKNLVKKHIKQGQGHEGGIFTVEAPIHASNVQVRDPVTGNPCKIGIKYLEDGTRVRVARGIGASGSIIPRPEILKIRTTPRPSVLGPRDTPMDLVLEKTYDAKTGRGMPEL; translated from the exons ATGGGTTGGAAAGCAGCTGAGAAACTCATTAGGCACTGGAAAATTGTCAGAGGTGACAAT GTTATGATAATAAGAGGCAAAGATAAGGGCGAGACCGGGGTTATTAAGCGTGTCATTCGCTCTCAGAATCGTGTCATTGTTGAGGGTAAAAATCTG GTAAAGAAGCATATCAAGCAAGGGCAAGGTCATGAGGGTGGTATCTTTACAGTTGAAGCCCCAATTCATGCCTCCAATGTGCAAGTTCGGGACCCAGTTACCGG GAATCCTTGCAAGATTGGGATTAAATATCTTGAAGATGGAACTAGAGTCAGAGTAGCCAGAGGAATAGGAGCATCTGGTTCTATAATCCCTCGTCCTGAGATCTTGAAGATAAGAACTACCCCAAGACCTTCAGTTC TTGGTCCCAGAGATACTCCAATGGATCTAGTGTTAGAGAAGACATACGATGCTAAAACAGGAAGAGGCATGCCTGAGCTTTAA
- the LOC130720225 gene encoding uncharacterized protein At4g04775-like: MRRPCSSGSCASSSTYSMPPSGICACGELIVYLTSHTPENPGRHFWRCGNFKTPRDCGFFLWDEDAGVQSSGTQRVVDMLRTELEDSKDKLDELKKKLEDTKMKFENTKMKLEESKNKISKLQRKLDCELLNKKMAFAAILIVVLAWVVSFCFLYGRKM, translated from the exons ATGAGAAGACCGTGTTCATCTGGTTCTTGTGCATCCTCGAGCACTTACTCCATGCCTCCAAGCGGAATCTGTGCTTGTGGGGAACTAATTGTGTACCTGACATCTCACACTCCTGAAAATCCAGGAAGACATTTCTGGAGATGCGGGAATTTCAAG ACCCCCAGGGACTGTGGTTTCTTCCTGTGGGATGAGGATGCAGGAGTCCAAAGTTCAGGAACACAACGTGTTGTTGATATGTTGAGGACAGAGTTGGAAGATTCAAAGGACAAATTGgatgaattgaagaagaaattgGAGGATACAAAGATGAAATTTGAGAACACAAAGATGAAATTGGAGGAAAGCAAGAACAAAATTAGCAAGCTTCAAAGGAAGCTTGACTGTGAGCTGCTGAATAAGAAAATGGCCTTTGCAGCCATACTGATTGTTGTGTTAGCTTGGGTTGTTAGCTTTTGCTTCCTTTATGGAAGAAAAATGTAA
- the LOC130720712 gene encoding sucrose-binding protein-like, which yields MSSCMQLPHHFPPYKQHTFPHAYQETKQSKISLLFISEHTMATKSRFSLAIFFFLFFLLAVTSISAISTEETVVEDPELKTCKHQCEQQLQYCKSDKRICKQRCEGYHEMKKERERQIEEETRERKEHEMEEKSKHHHHSQEEEEGEEEGEEEEEEEGGEEEEEEEGEEEEEEEEEEEEEEDENPFVFEDKDFDTRFDTEDGKIWVLQKFSKKSKLLRGIENFRLSILEARGHTFISPRHFDSEAVLFNVKGRAIIGLVVEDKTERFNMEPGDIMRIPAGTPVYMVNRDENERLFIATFHIPVSTPGNYESFFGPGGQDPESVLTTFSWKVLEAALKTPRGTLKGLFDQQNRGSMFRIPKQHVHALAPKRTIWPFGGQSMAPFNLFSKRPIFSNEYGRLFEVGQNPSEDKSGLQGLNLMVTFANITNGCMSTLFYNTHSTPIAMVVEGEGHFEMACPHLSSRSHSQERKSSPSYQKISARLRPGTVFVVPAGHPFVTIASNKSNLMILRFEVNAKNNKKLTFAGKGNIVSALDKTAKELSFDYPADKVDKIFERDEEFFFPGPEAFEESKERGHSEA from the exons ATGTCCTCGTGCATGCAACTACCACACCATTTCCCTCCATATAAACAACACACTTTCCCTCATGCATatcaagaaacaaaacaaagcaaaattAGTTTGTTGTTCATCTCTGAACACACCATGGCCACGAAATCACGGTTTTCTTTAgctatcttcttctttctcttctttctgCTAGCCGTCACTTCAATCTCTGCCATAAGCACAGAAGAAACAGTGGTAGAAGATCCAGAGCTCAAAACATGCAAACACCAGTGCGAACAGCAACTGCAGTACTGCAAGAGTGACAAACGAATTTGCAAGCAAAGGTGTGAAGGGTATCATGAAATGAAGAAAGAACGAGAGAGGCAAATTGAAGAGGAAACTCGTGAGAGGAAAGAGCATGAGATGGAGGAAAAGAGTAAACATCATCATCAtagtcaagaagaagaggaaggagaagaagaaggagaagaagaagaagaagaagaaggaggagaagaagaagaagaagaagaaggagaagaagaagaagaagaagaagaagaagaagaagaagaagaagatgagaatcCTTTTGTTTTTGAAGATAAAGATTTTGACACTAGATTCGATACAGAGGATGGTAAAATCTGGGTTCTGCAGAAGTTCAGTAAGAAATCCAAGCTTCTTCGAGGCATTGAGAATTTTCGCTTGTCCATTTTGGAAGCTAGAGGACACACTTTCATTTCTCCACGCCACTTTGATTCTGAGGCTGTTCTCTTCAACGTGAAGG gGCGAGCTATAATTGGGTTGGTGGTTGAAGACAAAACAGAGAGATTCAACATGGAACCTGGAGACATCATGAGAATACCAGCAGGGACCCCTGTCTACATGGTTAACAGAGATGAGAATGAGAGGCTTTTCATTGCCACTTTCCATATACCAGTTTCTACTCCTGGAAATTATGAG TCATTTTTTGGGCCTGGAGGGCAAGACCCAGAATCAGTTCTCACAACATTCAGCTGGAAAGTACTTGAAGCTGCACTAAAA ACCCCACGAGGAACATTGAAAgggctttttgatcaacaaaaCCGGGGAAGCATGTTCAGAATACCCAAACAACATGTTCATGCCTTAGCCCCTAAGCGAACCATTTGGCCTTTCGGTGGCCAATCCATGGCACCTTTCAACCTCTTCAGCAAGCGCCCCATTTTCTCCAACGAATATGGCCGTCTCTTTGAAGTTGGTCAGAATCCTTCTGAAGATAAGAGTGGACTTCAAGGACTCAATCTCATGGTCACCTTTGCCAACATCACCAAT GGGTGTATGAGTACTCTTTTCTACAACACACATTCAACACCAATAGCAATGGTGGTTGAAGGTGAAGGACATTTTGAGATGGCATGCCCACACCTCTCATCAAGGTCTCACTCACAAGAACGAAAGAGTAGCCCCTCATATCAGAAGATCAGTGCAAGATTAAGGCCTGGGACGGTGTTTGTTGTTCCCGCTGGTCACCCCTTTGTGACCATTGCTTCCAATAAAAGTAACCTCATGATTCTTCGCTTTGAGGTCAATGCTAAAAACAACAAGAAGCTCACTTTTGCAG GGAAGGGGAACATTGTGAGTGCATTGGACAAGACAGCAAAGGAGTTGTCCTTTGACTACCCTGCGGACAAGGTGGACAAGATCTTCGAGAGGGATGAGGAATTCTTTTTCCCTGGCCCTGAAGCTTTCGAGGAGAGCAAGGAGCGTGGTCACTCTGAGGCGTGA
- the LOC130720446 gene encoding type I inositol polyphosphate 5-phosphatase 4 isoform X2 yields the protein MLVKKWFNIKSKAEDFQADDDVLYGGVDEEWRNNLSQREECTIKKSKAERAKRRSSEKMRRGKIDLDSAQVTDVNNYRIFVATWNVAGKSPPSYFSLEDWLHTSPPADIYVLGFQEIVPLNAGNVLGTEDNGPARKWLALIRKTLNSLPGTSGECHTTSPLPDPIVELDADFEGSMRQKATSFFHRRSFQSLSRSMRMDNDMSLPSLDRRLSVCDRMIFGHRTSDYDPNYRWASSDDENGPGDSPVITQYSPMSYRGCFSMEDRDRPTENSRYCLVASKQMVGIFLTVWVKSNIRDDVHNMKVSCVGRGLMGYLGNKGSISISMSLHKTSFCFICSHLTSGQKEGDELRRNSDVMEILRKTRFPRVNGMGDESSPQTILEHDRIIWLGDLNYRIALSYRAAKALVEMHNWRVLLENDQLHIEQEQGRVFEGWNEGKIYFPPTYKYSNNSDRYAGDERHSKQKRRTPAWCDRILWYGRGLRQLSYVRGESRFSDHRPVCSMFLAEVESISRNRIRKCSSCSSSRIEVEELLPHLHGYSYTDMNFY from the exons ATGTTGGTCAAGAAGTGGTTCAATATCAAGAGTAAAGCTGAAGACTTTCAGGCAGATGATGATGTCCTTTATGGAG GTGTTGATGAAGAGTGGAGGAACAACCTTTCACAGAGGGAGGAATGCACTATCAAGAAAAGCAAAGCAG AGAGAGCAAAGAGAAGGAGTTCAGAAAAAATGCGGCGAGGTAAAATTGACCTTGATTCAGCTCAGGTTACCGATGTGAATAACTATAG AATCTTTGTTGCGACTTGGAATGTAGCTGGAAAATCTCCTCCAAGTTATTTTAGTCTTGAAGATTGGCTTCACACCTCTCCGCCTGCTGATATCTACGTTCTAGG GTTTCAAGAAATTGTACCTCTCAATGCTGGCAATGTTTTGGGCACAGAAGACAATGGTCCTGCCAGAAAATGGCTAGCACTTATTCGAAAGACCCTAAACAGCCTACCCGGAACGAGCGGTGAATGCCACACTACTTCACCGCTCCCGGATCCTATTGTAGAGTTAGATGCTGATTTTGAGGGATCGATGAGGCAGAAGGCAACCTCGTTCTTCCATCGCAGGTCATTCCAATCCTTGAGTCGTAGTATGAGGATGGACAATGACATGTCACTGCCAAGCCTTGATCGCCGTCTCAGCGTGTGCGATAGAATGATATTCGGTCACAGGACAAGTGACTATGACCCCAATTATAGATGGGCTTCCTCAGATGATGAAAATGGACCTGGTGACTCTCCAGTTATTACACAATATTCACCGATGTCATATAGAGGTTGTTTCTCTATGGAGGACAGAGATAGACCGACAGAGAACTCGAGATATTGTTTGGTTGCAAGTAAGCAAATGGTTGGGATATTTCTAACAGTTTGGGTGAAAAGTAACATAAGAGATGATGTTCACAACATGAAAGTGTCTTGTGTTGGCAGAGGGTTGATGGGATATCTTGGAAACAAG GGTTCAATATCAATTAGCATGTCTTTGCACAAAACAAGCTTTTGCTTCATTTGTAGTCATTTGACTTCTGGACAAAAGGAGGGTGATGAGTTAAGGAGAAATTCTGATGTAATGGAGATTCTGAGGAAGACAAGGTTTCCTCGGGTTAATGGCATGGGTGATGAAAGCTCTCCTCAAACTATTCTAGAACATGA TCGAATAATTTGGCTGGGGGATTTAAATTACCGGATAGCCCTTTCTTACCGTGCAGCTAAAGCTCTTGTTGAGATGCATAATTGGAGGGTTTTGTTAGAGAATGACCAG CTTCATATAGAACAAGAACAAGGTCGTGTGTTTGAAGGATGGAATGAGGGGAAAATATATTTCCCTCCCACATATAAGTATTCAAACAATTCAGATAGATATGCAGGTGATGAAAGACACTCGAAACAGAAGAGAAGAACTCCAGCATG GTGCGATCGTATCTTGTGGTATGGAAGAGGCCTCCGCCAATTATCTTATGTTCGTGGAGAGTCAAGATTCTCTGATCACAGACCAGTGTGTAGCATGTTCCTGGCAGAAGTTGAGTCTATTAGCCGTAACCGAATCAGAAAATGCTCTAGCTGCTCCAGCTCTAGGATTGAAGTAGAAGAGTTGTTGCCCCATTTGCATGGTTACAGCTACACTGATATGAATTTCTATTGA
- the LOC130720446 gene encoding type I inositol polyphosphate 5-phosphatase 4 isoform X1, whose translation MRDENSKKTKLSWPKMLVKKWFNIKSKAEDFQADDDVLYGGVDEEWRNNLSQREECTIKKSKAERAKRRSSEKMRRGKIDLDSAQVTDVNNYRIFVATWNVAGKSPPSYFSLEDWLHTSPPADIYVLGFQEIVPLNAGNVLGTEDNGPARKWLALIRKTLNSLPGTSGECHTTSPLPDPIVELDADFEGSMRQKATSFFHRRSFQSLSRSMRMDNDMSLPSLDRRLSVCDRMIFGHRTSDYDPNYRWASSDDENGPGDSPVITQYSPMSYRGCFSMEDRDRPTENSRYCLVASKQMVGIFLTVWVKSNIRDDVHNMKVSCVGRGLMGYLGNKGSISISMSLHKTSFCFICSHLTSGQKEGDELRRNSDVMEILRKTRFPRVNGMGDESSPQTILEHDRIIWLGDLNYRIALSYRAAKALVEMHNWRVLLENDQLHIEQEQGRVFEGWNEGKIYFPPTYKYSNNSDRYAGDERHSKQKRRTPAWCDRILWYGRGLRQLSYVRGESRFSDHRPVCSMFLAEVESISRNRIRKCSSCSSSRIEVEELLPHLHGYSYTDMNFY comes from the exons ATGAGAGATGAGAACTCAAAGAAAACCAAG CTTTCATGGCCCAAAATGTTGGTCAAGAAGTGGTTCAATATCAAGAGTAAAGCTGAAGACTTTCAGGCAGATGATGATGTCCTTTATGGAG GTGTTGATGAAGAGTGGAGGAACAACCTTTCACAGAGGGAGGAATGCACTATCAAGAAAAGCAAAGCAG AGAGAGCAAAGAGAAGGAGTTCAGAAAAAATGCGGCGAGGTAAAATTGACCTTGATTCAGCTCAGGTTACCGATGTGAATAACTATAG AATCTTTGTTGCGACTTGGAATGTAGCTGGAAAATCTCCTCCAAGTTATTTTAGTCTTGAAGATTGGCTTCACACCTCTCCGCCTGCTGATATCTACGTTCTAGG GTTTCAAGAAATTGTACCTCTCAATGCTGGCAATGTTTTGGGCACAGAAGACAATGGTCCTGCCAGAAAATGGCTAGCACTTATTCGAAAGACCCTAAACAGCCTACCCGGAACGAGCGGTGAATGCCACACTACTTCACCGCTCCCGGATCCTATTGTAGAGTTAGATGCTGATTTTGAGGGATCGATGAGGCAGAAGGCAACCTCGTTCTTCCATCGCAGGTCATTCCAATCCTTGAGTCGTAGTATGAGGATGGACAATGACATGTCACTGCCAAGCCTTGATCGCCGTCTCAGCGTGTGCGATAGAATGATATTCGGTCACAGGACAAGTGACTATGACCCCAATTATAGATGGGCTTCCTCAGATGATGAAAATGGACCTGGTGACTCTCCAGTTATTACACAATATTCACCGATGTCATATAGAGGTTGTTTCTCTATGGAGGACAGAGATAGACCGACAGAGAACTCGAGATATTGTTTGGTTGCAAGTAAGCAAATGGTTGGGATATTTCTAACAGTTTGGGTGAAAAGTAACATAAGAGATGATGTTCACAACATGAAAGTGTCTTGTGTTGGCAGAGGGTTGATGGGATATCTTGGAAACAAG GGTTCAATATCAATTAGCATGTCTTTGCACAAAACAAGCTTTTGCTTCATTTGTAGTCATTTGACTTCTGGACAAAAGGAGGGTGATGAGTTAAGGAGAAATTCTGATGTAATGGAGATTCTGAGGAAGACAAGGTTTCCTCGGGTTAATGGCATGGGTGATGAAAGCTCTCCTCAAACTATTCTAGAACATGA TCGAATAATTTGGCTGGGGGATTTAAATTACCGGATAGCCCTTTCTTACCGTGCAGCTAAAGCTCTTGTTGAGATGCATAATTGGAGGGTTTTGTTAGAGAATGACCAG CTTCATATAGAACAAGAACAAGGTCGTGTGTTTGAAGGATGGAATGAGGGGAAAATATATTTCCCTCCCACATATAAGTATTCAAACAATTCAGATAGATATGCAGGTGATGAAAGACACTCGAAACAGAAGAGAAGAACTCCAGCATG GTGCGATCGTATCTTGTGGTATGGAAGAGGCCTCCGCCAATTATCTTATGTTCGTGGAGAGTCAAGATTCTCTGATCACAGACCAGTGTGTAGCATGTTCCTGGCAGAAGTTGAGTCTATTAGCCGTAACCGAATCAGAAAATGCTCTAGCTGCTCCAGCTCTAGGATTGAAGTAGAAGAGTTGTTGCCCCATTTGCATGGTTACAGCTACACTGATATGAATTTCTATTGA